The nucleotide sequence ATCTAATTGTCATTGGAAGAGCAATAGAGGGAATTGTGGTGTTTCGCTACGAGTTAGAGAATCACAAGTGGTTCAAAGGTCCTTCAATGATCACACCGAGGGTCATGTACGGTTCTGCTAGCCATGGAAAAACCGCATTCTTTGCAGGAGGCATTCAAAAGGATGACAATGGGAACCCTATTGTTGTGCGAACTGTAGAAAAGTATAATGCTGATGCACAAAGTTGGACTATAATTAATGGAATGCATAAAGCAAGGAAGTTCAGCTCAGGATGTTTCTTGCGTGGAAAATTTTATGTCCTCGGTGGCCGAGATGAGAATGATAAACACCTCACTTGTGGAGAAAGTTATGATGAGACCACAAAGTCTTGGGAGTTGATACCTGACATGTTAAAAGACATGACGTTCCATACGCCTTCCCAATCTCCGCCTCTTATAGCTGTGGTTGATGACAATCTATACATATTGGAGACATTTTTGAACGAGCTTCGCGTATATGATATAAACACAAATATTTGGAAGAAACTTGGTGTTGTCCCTGTGAGCGCAAACACTACCTTTGGATGGGGGACTGCGTTTAAATCGATGGGAGATAGACTTCTGGTTGTTGGAACTTCTCACTCTTGGCATATGAAAGCAGTAGTCTACTCATGCCGTCCTTCTCCAGAGTGGAAGAGCAGCATTGGGaagaattaaaatattagtGCAGTGGTGCTGAGCTCTCACAGTTTATTCATAACTGCTGTGTGATATTTGCTTAAAGTTGTTTCCGAGGCAAACTTGTTTCGTATTTATGCTTTCAATAATTTTGTGGCTATTTGGACGCCCGAAACAATTAAAATTGtggttttatgttgtttttgttttctgaatTTTAGTTTTGCATTTGGGATACAAATGTTGTTCTTTTTTCGTTTATTTTAAGTGCATATGTTTGTGCAAAAAAACATGGGGAAATTActtgtttaccactttcatggtaccactttttatttttaccaccacaaatgagacattttcaaaagtacattcttcattaagtggcaaaagactcttatgcccttgttatttatatatataataaatcattatttaaattaaaaaattaaaaaataaaaaataataaaaaataataaaaaaataataaaaaataacataaacaaaaataaaataaaaataaaaaaatatatataatatttttgaattatactttttcaaattcgaacttttttatacattttttttttgaaattttttaccTAGATTATTCTTAAGATATCTACTTGTATGTTTATACCCCTTGTTCACGCAGTTGTATAAACTCAAACGATCAATATGACAATAATACATACTTTTATATACCAGTAATTATCATATATTGCTCTTATTCAATTTTCACTTAGTTATTGGACACGTTAGTATCGACCATAATTCTAAATTCAGAGGGGATTTTGAGATCCATCACATCACTGTGGACAAGGTAATATCATGTCCATGTGATTATTATCATATTTGGTGTGTGCGTGTGTGTGGTATTCTGTAATGTGAGATGTACATTATCTTTAACTGCATGCAGCAACCCGAGAACAACGTCTAACTGAGATCATTGGAAATGATTTGGAAGGCACGACGCACCGACTTTATACAATAGAAAACAACAAACCTGGTTCATCTTTTGCTCCTGATTCAATTAATTGAGATCTTGAGATGTATATTCTATAATAAGAACTTCTATTGGTTCAGACTCTCAATATTTTGCATCTGGATCGAATTTTTGGGCCTATAAATGAAGTTTGTAGTGCAGAGAATAACATTGAATAGTGAAGCAATGGTAAATATTGAAATCATTATTAATATTCAAACTTCCTCAACTTCAAAGGTCTTTTCTTTTTActcaaaaaaaatatccaaattgGTTTTGCTGAAATCTAAGCAATCATTTGTGTTTTCCTCAGActgaaaaaagaagaacagtGATGTCTCATCTATGATGTCACATTCACACCCAAAGCGTCTCTTAAGATCAGAAACTTTTTACTCATTATTAATATTCATTAAACGAATCATCTGAAGATCATCTGAAAATGCATTAAACGAATCAGTGAAGACCATAGTCACCTAACTCAGTAGAGAACTCACGATgaacatcatcatcttcttcttcttcttcttcttctccaccgtTTAGCTCTGAGATTGACTCTCCCACTTTAGCCTGGCTTGCTTGCGGTGCAATCATTTGGTTAACTCCATGAACAACAATCCATTCGTTGGCGTACAGATCGGGAAAGATGAGTGGGACTccattgagaagaagaaaatcacCAGACCAAGAAAGCTCAATCTCATAACCTTTGAGAGCAGCTTGCAAGATGGATCCTTCCCACGCAAGTTTCTCAAGATCTTTCCACGAGAGAAGCCGCTTGATGACATGTCCCCTGAAGATAGTAGCGTAATCGGAGAAGTTGCTGACGGAAAACGCTTCGTCGATGGGAGCGAAGACTGTGAGCTTCGTGTCGTTCCCAGGAGAGATCTCGAGCTGTAGAGCGAGAAACGTAGCCATGATCACGAAACCTCTCGAAAGTAACAAACTCGAAGCCGACTCGAAGATGTTGAAGCAATTAACCGGTTTAGACTTAACCGGTGAGCTAGGGGCTGAGCTAGGGATAGGAATCGGAATCGAATCGATTGATTCAGCAGGAGATGAGATAGTGTTTGCGATCGATGGTGGAGTAATGATCGGCGGTGAGAAAAACTCGTCGGAACTGTAAATCACGACGTAACCGTCGTCGAAGAGAGGCGAATCTTGGACTAGGACGCCGTTGATCGAAAGATTCACTCGGCCAGATCGCGATGAGTTCGTGACggttagagaggaattagatcTGAGAGTGGGGAGTTTCGCGCCGTGAGGAAGGTTCGTTAGGGTTTCTCCGGGGAGCCTCGTCGGAGAGAGGTGGTACTTGATCGAGAGAAGCGAAGGCTGTCCAGAGGCGGAGAAAGCTTGATCGGAAGGAGCGAAGATGGTGAGTTCTTGCCAATCATCTAGGCGCAGATCTTTGTCGGCGATCTTTAGAGTGAGTCCCATGGAGAAGTAGCCGGAATCGCAGAGGACTTCGACGGCGGCGGAGATAGATGTCAGAGAAGCATCGGAAACTGAAACGAGATAGAGAGATAGGAGAAAGAAGGAACTCAGAAGCTTCGACGCCATTGATGCCGTTCTTTGAGCTCGATCTCTCTCACTCTATCTTGTTCAAGAAATTATTGTTTCACAGAAAAGCCGTTGCAGGGGAGTCCATCCTGTAAGGGGCGGGAAATATGTGGGCTTAGTTACTGGGCTTTCTTCTTTTGGGCCCATTTTATGTACGATAATCTTAAGAAACTCCTTTTGAGAAATTGTCAACTAATGATGCTCTGAACCAATAGGAGCCCAATAAGTTTTGGCTTgggtaaaaaacaaaaaagttaatgtgtagtttctttccttttttctaATCTTTTTCGCTTGTCTAATCTAATGTATATCTTCTCATACGTTCTAAACTTCAAACACTAATTGAACTTTATGATATAACAAATAGTTTGGATTTCCAAAACAACAAAGTTGATATGGCCGAGTTGGTCTAAGGCGCCAGATTAAGGTTCTGGTCCGAAAGGGCGTGGGTTCAAATCCCACTGTCaacatctatttttatttaatttttcgtttTTACATGCTGACGTCGTATACTCTCACCTTATCATCTAAAGTTTTAGCATCATGGGACCCGCATTATTCGATGACGTGGAATTTTATTGGTCACTGAGACGAAACGATAAGGAGCCGAGGCAAGAGggttcagtcttcttcttcatcctcacaaaaaaaaaccctaacgTCTGTTAGCAATGGCGATTGCAACATCCATGAGTTTGAATCTAATTGGAGCATTCAAAGGCCTATCCCTCTCTTCAACCTCGTCTTTCCTAAGAGGCGATTTGaatctaaacccaaaaaccTCCTTCACTGTGACACTCCCTTTGGAAAAACTCCAAGCTCCGGTTCCATTGACGATTGAATCTGCGCACAAGAAAGGAGCCGGTAGTACTAAGAACGGTCGTGATTCTCCGGGACAAAGACTCGGCGTCAAGATTTACGGTGACCAAGTCGCTAAACCAGGGGCCATCATCGTTCGTCAACGTGGCACTAAGGTAACTCTGAGAACACGAAAGTTTAGAACTTTATAAGATCTTATTGCAGATTATTCATGGGTTTTGGCTTGTGTTTAGGAATcaactatcttttttttttgaggagaTTGATTCTTGAAATGATATTCTAGAACTCGAAACTGCAGAATCTAGAAGCTCTTATCTTGTAGGATTATgcttgtgtttgtgtttgtgtttgtgtttgtgtttgaaGAGCAATATTGATTCATTGGAATGATGTTTTGTAATGCAGTTCCATGCTGGAAAGAACGTTGGGATTGGTAAAGATCATACCATCTTCTCTTTAATCGATGGGTTAGTCAAGTTCGAGAAGTTTGGTCCCGACAGGAAGAAGGTAAGTCTAT is from Brassica napus cultivar Da-Ae chromosome A4, Da-Ae, whole genome shotgun sequence and encodes:
- the LOC106446223 gene encoding 50S ribosomal protein L27, chloroplastic gives rise to the protein MAIATSMSLNLIGAFKGLSLSSTSSFLRGDLNLNPKTSFTVTLPLEKLQAPVPLTIESAHKKGAGSTKNGRDSPGQRLGVKIYGDQVAKPGAIIVRQRGTKFHAGKNVGIGKDHTIFSLIDGLVKFEKFGPDRKKISVYPREIVPENPNSYRARKREAFRVQREKKKARRENYTYTLPTPELVLASAAVDDEETNADC
- the LOC106449660 gene encoding F-box/kelch-repeat protein At3g27150-like; translation: MLLKVLFWNLQEMMSKDMAKINRDMLMLRDDEAPKVGASLSQSKRTKISIVGIKPNIPDLNVKPCYDSDEEEKGEITKIFQNLAGLKSHDGCYVHHKLLYKLEVEIFARLPCFEYWKLQFLNKKLLQLLKSGEIFRVRQEKRLVKPYVILHSGVGSNWEMFDKDFKTFWRLPKVHSSDYCFFHTDKETICVGTHLIVIGRAIEGIVVFRYELENHKWFKGPSMITPRVMYGSASHGKTAFFAGGIQKDDNGNPIVVRTVEKYNADAQSWTIINGMHKARKFSSGCFLRGKFYVLGGRDENDKHLTCGESYDETTKSWELIPDMLKDMTFHTPSQSPPLIAVVDDNLYILETFLNELRVYDINTNIWKKLGVVPVSANTTFGWGTAFKSMGDRLLVVGTSHSWHMKAVVYSCRPSPEWKSSIGKN
- the LOC106389505 gene encoding putative fasciclin-like arabinogalactan protein 20; its protein translation is MASKLLSSFFLLSLYLVSVSDASLTSISAAVEVLCDSGYFSMGLTLKIADKDLRLDDWQELTIFAPSDQAFSASGQPSLLSIKYHLSPTRLPGETLTNLPHGAKLPTLRSNSSLTVTNSSRSGRVNLSINGVLVQDSPLFDDGYVVIYSSDEFFSPPIITPPSIANTISSPAESIDSIPIPIPSSAPSSPVKSKPVNCFNIFESASSLLLSRGFVIMATFLALQLEISPGNDTKLTVFAPIDEAFSVSNFSDYATIFRGHVIKRLLSWKDLEKLAWEGSILQAALKGYEIELSWSGDFLLLNGVPLIFPDLYANEWIVVHGVNQMIAPQASQAKVGESISELNGGEEEEEEEDDDVHREFSTELGDYGLH